The Psychrobacter sp. 28M-43 genome segment AAGACGAAGTTATTGTCTACGCCGATGGTTTTGGCAACCACATAGGTAAAGGCGATAGAAGTGACTGAAAATGTGGTCGCGATAATGGCGGCTTCGCGTTGGCTGTAAAAGCTTTTATCATACTCTTGCATAGTGACTAGCAAGCCGATAGACGCGGCACCAAACCAAGAAGACATCGCATCGACAGCAGAACGACCAGGCAATTTGAAAAGTTTGATAAATACTTTACTGGCTAAAGTACCCAAAAACTCCATCAAGCCAAAATCAGTCAAAAATGGCAGGGATAGAATGGCAAAGAAGAACAACGGAATCAAAACAGGAATCAAATCTTCAAAAATGACACCGCCCGTATTACGGTTGATAATAAACTCAGGACCGACCTGTAGAAAAATCATCCAGACAAATGCCATACCTAAAAACCGAATAGCAAGCCAAAACCACTCAATATCAAAGAGTTTTTTGGCAAGCGAACCTTCACTCAGATTGGGCTTCAATACTTTGACTGCTAGCGCACCGATAAAGGATATCGTCACGAGCGCCATCGTGATATAGGTCACCAAACCACCTAAGGCGGTTTGTAGCGTATCCGTCAACACACCCAATAAAATCGTGACTTTACCATCCCACTCAAACGGTATGATAAATAACGCAATACCCAATGCTGAAAACAACAAAAATTTCCACATTGCTGCACGCCACTGTCCTGCTTTTGGCGTCTCTGGATCGACCGTATTATTCCCTAAAATCGGCTGCTGCGACTTATCCATATAACTCGTCATTTAACTTCTCCTTGATGGGCGATGATTGCCAGTTTTTCCATTTCTCTGTCTGACCAATACCTGGGTTGAGCGAATTGGTTGGATCCAGTTTTTTATAAAAATAATTTAGCTCAGTTTTAGCAGGATACACATGCCCCACATTGTGTTCGGCAGGATACTCAATATGACGCTTATCATAAAATGCCAGCAGCTCATCCT includes the following:
- a CDS encoding YjiH family protein, which encodes MTSYMDKSQQPILGNNTVDPETPKAGQWRAAMWKFLLFSALGIALFIIPFEWDGKVTILLGVLTDTLQTALGGLVTYITMALVTISFIGALAVKVLKPNLSEGSLAKKLFDIEWFWLAIRFLGMAFVWMIFLQVGPEFIINRNTGGVIFEDLIPVLIPLFFFAILSLPFLTDFGLMEFLGTLASKVFIKLFKLPGRSAVDAMSSWFGAASIGLLVTMQEYDKSFYSQREAAIIATTFSVTSIAFTYVVAKTIGVDNNFVFFYLTIALTGFIAAIIMPRIPPLSLKPDTYHSGKSMLDEGIPAEYTTYQWAVNRAVTRAHSMPSLGKVFKRSVHNLFDIYLGLIPVTFAIGTIGLGLAEYTPVFNWIATPLVPVLEWLQIPEAAKAGPAMIMGFADMYLPALVGKSIESEMTRFIVGAASITQIIYMSEVGALILKSNIKLNVLELFLIFILRTLISLVVITSVAHLLY